Genomic segment of Chloracidobacterium sp. N:
ACAAGAGCTATTGCTGTTCCCACTTCGGGCACAGGACTATGGGGATGCAGCCGAGATGGTGCTGTCCCGCACCACTAAGGTAATGCTGTAGCCCAAGCGCGAGAATTAAAAGTGGGTGTACTTATCATTGAAGTGGCTTTGGCTATAAATGTCGTCACCGTGAGGCATTTGTGGATGCTGAATCTCAACGTTGAGCGCTCGGCCATCATCTACCGTGGTGTCGTAGGTTCTCAACCGATTCGTGATCGTTGTCTCGTGCCTTTGGGAGTCACGGGTAGTGAGCGAGAGCTTAAGTTCTCGAATGTAGGCGCCAAAAAATTCCATCTCCTCAAACCGCGCGGAAATGGTAATTTCAGCCTTGTGCTTTTTGGGTGGTTGCATGGCTATGCAAATAGATGGTGGAACAACGATAATGGCAATTGTGAAACGAACAAAGTAGGATTCCATTGAGAGAGCGCTTTCGCACCCACTGTCCGATAGGAGCAGCGTGGATATGCCGCGGTAGGTTGTGTTCTGTGCGTTGGCAAAATGAAAACGCTCACCGGCATTGATGCTGACCGAAAGGGTACTCCACAGGCAAAATTACCCGAACATGTAGAGAATTTCGCAAGTAGGCACGTGCCAATCCGAATGGAAGGGGATAGTGCACCAGATAGTGGGAGGAAATCGCAAGTGGTGGGAGAGAGTGACGCGACCCTTCCGAACAGGGCGCACTCTACGCGAGCAGAACACGATTATGCACGATCCCACCAGGCAACGATGTGGGCAGGCTTGGGGAGAATCCTGTTGGCGAGCCAATCGACGAGTCGCCATAGCCAGTGTGGAACGCATCCGAGCAGAACATGCGTCCGTGCAATGAGCAAGGCTTTGTTCCCAAACGTTGTATAGCCGAACCGTCCCTGGCGCAGATACGAGGCGAGTCGGTGTTCGTCGAAACTGTTCAAGTGAGCGTGGATCGGTGTGGGCTGGTTGCAGTGGATGCAGAGGACGTAGCGAATGCGCTCCCGATACGGTGTGGAGATGAGCACACGTCCACCCGGCCGGACAACACGCCACATCTCGTCGAGCACTCGCTCCGGTTCTGGGAGATGTTCGATTACTTCGGACGCAACAGCACAGTCGAACGTAGCGTCGGCAAACGGGAGTCGCTCGCCGTGTGCGACGACTGCTTCGAGCTGCGCCCATTTCGTCTTGAGTCCTTCCTTGCGCTCGATTTCCTCGCCCTCGGTCACCTCCTCAAATTCCGCGTCAAGCCGCGGCTTGAGTTCCTCCGGCAGATCGAGCTTGGCCAAGCGGCTTTCGTAGTAGATGGGCACGGTCGCGCCGTCCTCGACCGCGCGCTGAATGTCGTAAATGCTGATGTAATCGCCGAACACGGCCCGCGTGTTGGCGTCGGCCAGCTCGATCGGCGTGCCGGTGAAACCTATGAACGAGGCGTGCGGCAGGGCGTCCCACATGTGGCGCGCGAAGCCGTCAATGAAGTCGTATTGGCTCTTGTGCGCCTCGTCGTTGATGACCAGGATGTTTTGCTTGTTGCCCAGCTCTTTGAGCACCCGCCGAAGAACGCTGTATCACTTTCCACGCCGCGTTGCACGACGCTTTTCGAGCGGCTGTCGTCCTGCGGCTGGAAAAGATGCCAATTGGTGATTTGGAAGCGCCCCTGCTGCAGCCGTTCCAGCATCGCGCGCGGCACCAGGTCGAATTTTTCGTAGTAGTTACCACTTTTCCAGGGGAGAAGCACTTGCAGGCGTTCGCGGATGGTGAGATTGGGGCATACCAGGAGCACCGCATCGGAGAATCGCCGGTCCTGAGGGTTGGCCAGCTTGTTGAGCACCTGGTGGGCGATCACCAGCCCATGCTGGGAACCGAAGCTGATGGCAACGCGCAACACATTCCCATTCTGCCGACATTCGGCTTCGGCATGCAGGTAGCCCAGGTTGAGCGGGCGGATGCTCTCCAGCTCTAACCTCTTGCCGGTGGGAAAGAGCACGTCGCCCTGCTGTTTGAGCAGGTTGATCATCGGCGTGAGATAGTCACCGCCGCCCTGACAGTTGCTTGGAAAATGGATGGCCTTCACGGCTGCGTGCTTGAGGTCCCGGTGCTCGAGATGGAACTTGCGTGGTGGCGTGACCAGATTTACTATCGCATAATCCCATTAGTCTTGAATTCCCTCTTGCAAGTACGCTGGACGCGGGAACCGGATTTTCACCGGCTGACGAAATGTGGCGTGGCTAATCACGAGTTCGCCTTTCTGCAAGCGTGAGACGTTGGCTTTGACGGCTGGGTCAAGAAAACGGTACGCTGGCGAGGAAAGTTCAGCCGAGCCGCTGCGACCGATGACCATCGTCGAACAGTTGCCAACGACGCGCTCGTGCACGGCGCTCATGAATTGTTCCGCACCTAAGAGCACAACTCCAAGCGAACGCCCGCGCTCGGCAATGTCTAACACCTGCTCAATGATGGGTGATCCTTTTTCGCGGGCAGGCGCATACTTGTTCAGTTCGTCCACAAAGATGATCACCTTCTCCGGCAAATTCTCGTTCTCGCTCCCTTCCTCGGCGTAGAGGGCGTAGATGGTGCGCAGGATGTCTCCGAAAACGAGCGTCTGTTCATCATCGGCCAGGCGGGCGATGTCAACGACGATTGTCTCCCCGCCGCGTATCCTGGCGATCTCCTGGCTCAGATTCTTGACGTCCCGGGGACGGTGGTCGACGAAAATCCCGGTCTGGCGGGTCTCTACGGTGCGCCTCAGCAGGCGTCGAAACCGGCCGACGGAGACGGCGCGGACGTCGCCTACTTGCTGGGCCTGGCCGTCCTTGACCAGTGGTTCGCCGTTCAGCAGGCTGTTCCAATCGGTTACACCTTTCCATTTGCCTGTTGGCCCCCACTGTCCCGTTTTAGGATCGGAAAGCCCCTGGTTAATCTCGCCGATCAGTGCGCCGACGGTGTCCCACGGATCGGGAATGTTGGAGAGGAGCAAATCCAGTTTGTTGTACGTGTCCGCCAGCGAGTAGGCATAGAGATACCAGTCGCGCTCCGGGAGGCGGAAACTGTTCGGCCTGCCGTCATTGTGCGTCGTCTTGCCGTGTGGCAACAGATAGCGCACGTTGCTGAACGGCTGGGGCGTTAGACCAAGCGCTTCCCAAAGCTGATGCTCCTCCGGAGGAAGCCTTGCGCGCGGGGGCTGGTCAATCGTGAGCAGGTCGCCGTGCTTGACGTTCAGAATGATGACGCCGATGCGATCGCGGTTTTGGGCCTTTTGCAAGATGGACTGAATGAGAAAGATGGCATAGGACGTCTTCGTGGCCAACCCTGAGATGCCGGTGATGTTGACGTGCGCGCCCTCGGGTCCGAGAATGTAGCGACTGTCGAGATAGACGACGGCACGGGTTCCGTTGGACATCTCAATCAGCCCTGCCGGCACGCGATACCGCTCCGGCACCTGGTCAACGCCCAACGCCGTGTGAATGCCCGTCTCATCGGCAAAGCGTACCGGCCGGTCATTCATCACAGGCATGTAGATGTCTCGATCGTTTGAGAGGACAGCCGCGTGCGCAACGGTCGTGCCTTGGCGCACCGTGTTCGGCTCAACCGACACCTGCCCAAAATCGTTCGAGATGAAGTTGGACAGATGCGTCGGCGCATCGGTGCTGTGCTCCAGCGTGGTGACGATGCCAAACGTGCGACTTGTCCCATCAGGAGCCACTTGCTCTGCCTCCACAATATCGAAGGGGTTGACGATGACCCCTGGCGCAAGCCAGAAGCAGAAACTATCGGATGTGGTTGGCTGATTGGCTGTTGCCGAAGAAAGTCCAATCACTGGGTGCTCTGCGGACATGGCGATTCACCTCCATTTGAGAAACTGTTGCACGGCCTCTCGTGAGAAGAGGCTCTCTTTGACGGCGCGCTCGGAGAGAAAGATGGGGTACAGATGCGCATGCCAGCGGCGATCTTGTCCATGTGGAGTGACGTTGCGCTCCGCTACCAGGGCGCGCGAGATTTTGTCAATCAGATCAGAAGGAACCGGCTGCTGAGAAGGGTTCGCCAGTTCGACTTTGACGACGCCCATCAGCGGGTAATCCAGGTACGTTTGCTCTCGCAGACGGACGTACCAGAATACCACCTTGCCGCCGCGCGCACTGAATGCGGCGGTGCGGTGTTCCGCTTGCAACTCCGATAGCAGTTTGTAGATAGAGCGGCGCTCGGCGCGCGGCCCTCGACCAAATACGAACTGCGGGTCTTTGCGGAAGTTCTTGGCTACGCCGACTACAGGCTTGATTTGGTTGCCGCTGCCTAGCTGCGCCAAGGTCGGCTCAAACAGCAGAGAGCCATCTACCACGAGCCACTGCTCTTGTGAAAGTTGTGGCAAGATCTCCTTGATGATCTCTGCTTCTAACTTGTGCATAGCGAAACGCACTTTGCCGGCCGCCTTATTTCGTAGATCGAAATCCGTCAGCACGCCGCTCACGATATCGCGCTCGGTGAGGTCCACCAGGTCTATCTCCGCCTGCTGGGCAAGTGTTTCCAGCTTCGTCCACACTTCTTGGGAAAGGCGGTCTTTACCCGCGAGCAGGATGTTTCGTATCTGGAGAGCCTCACGGCGCACCGAGCCGTCGTCCTCGCGGCGCAGCACGCACGCGCCGATTTGCGCATAGTGCACTGGCGATTCGCGCTCGTTTTCCAGTACCGTGCCCAGAAAGTACGAGCGGAACGAGCCATCGAGGAAGTAGCGAAAGAGATGGTGCTCGGTGCGCTTGAGCGGTGGCACAGGGCGATACAGACGCGGAGGGCCCGAGGGATCGCGCTCGAAAATCGTCTCAAAGACTTTTTCCTCCTCGTTCAGCGCCTGGTCCTCGCGCTCCTCGAAGTCGGGACGTTCCAGGTCTTCCACGGCACCGCCGACGGCGGGGAGCGTCTCCACGTCCTGAGCGATTTCCTTCAGCATGTGACGCAGGTGTTGCAGGGCTCTCATGGTTGCTCCTCGGCTTGCGGCTCTTCTTGTCCTGCCAGCTCGCGCAGGCTCTGCTGGATTTCGCGCAGCTCGTCATCGCTCAAGCCCCAAAGTTTCGCCGCCTGGCGGTCAATCTCCGCCTCAATCTCCCGCAACCGCATCTCATCGCCGGCTTTCGCCGCCTTATGTGCCTGCTTGGACAACTCCGCTAACTGAAGGTGCACGGGATTTTTCGGGTCAAAACGAGGGATGCGGATGTGTTTAAGGATGTGGGGGTCTCCGAAACTTTTTCCGCCTTCTTGCGAATATGCCCTCGCAGCAAAGTTAGCCGAAGAAGAGTTGAGCAGCGCACAGATATAATGGGCTTCCTCTTCGCTCTCGCAGGCAACCAGTGTCACGATATGCTGGGGGACAATGATTTTGCCTTCAGCCGATCCTACAACAGCCGCCTTCAACGCAGAAGCTATGTTCGGCCACACCACCTTCCACGGGGCGAAAGTGTAGTCGCCGACATCAAACAGGGAGTAGAACGGTCCTGTTTCCACGATGCGACCGTTTTTGTCCTTGCGGGTGAAGTAGCGCTTTAAGGCGGCGCGCTCCCGCAACACCTCCTCAAAGCGCTTCAGGTAGCCGTAGGTGCGGGGGTATTGAGTCTGCATCTCATTTTCGGGGATTGCCTTAAGCCCCATTCCCGGCAAGTGAGTAATCAAAATCCATGCCGACGGTTGGGCTTTCCAACGACGGACATCCCGCCCGCGCAGGAGCGGGTAGAGCAGGTCAGGCTCAATCGGTTCGGTCACCTCCTGCACTTTCACCTTTGCGCCTTCGGTGATGTTGCGAACTACTACCAACCCATCGGGACGCTTATTGATATTAACCCAATAAACGGCGTTGGCACCGCCGGTGTAGGCGCCTGCGTGGGCCTGGTAGTCCGACATACCAAGCACCCTGCGGATGGCTTTGAGCGCCTTAGGGCGTGCGGTCAGCCAGGGGGATGTTGGGTCCTTTGGGTCAACGGGTTCAGCTTTAAAATGCAGGCGTTTCGTGGCAGCTTCGACTTCGTTCAGCGTGCTGTCGTATGTAAAACGAGCCCCTTTGGTCTTGCGCCACAACGTGTAGGCGACGGGATACTGGGTTGGCTTCCCTTTCTCCAACACCATCACCGCCGTTCGGTTGGAAGCGCCCTCGAACGGATTGAGGCTCACCATGTCGTCCACGTGCACCACGCGCAGAGGCGTCGCCTTTCCCTTGCCTTGGGGAATCTGAAGGCGGCGGAAGCCTTGTCCTCCCCCACCTGTCTTGAACACAGACTGGGTGATGACAAAACCGAGCCGGCCATTGTCCTTGAGTAACCTGTCCATCACAGTGTACGTCATCAACACTGAGATGTCGTCTTTGGACTTGCCCAAAATGGCGTCGAAACCCTTATGGCGAAAGAGGTCATAGCGTGCCCACAACGGCACAATAGATCGCCGATACCCATCGGGTAAATGCTCCCAATTGACCCACGGCGGATTGCCGACGATGTAGTCGAACTGTCCGACGGCGAGCGGGGCAAAGTTGTTCTTCAAGAGGCGTGCCCACAGCCCGTTCATCCCGCGGCGGTGGAGCTCGAGCATCTTCTCGTAGAGCTCGCGTGTGAGGGAGACGGCGCGGTCGTCCCACCCCCACTCCGACCCGCTACTGGGAGACACTCCGTGCTCGACCCGTTTGATGAAACTATCCGCCCCCAGACCGGCGCGCAGGCTGTCTTCCAAGATGTCACAGAAGCGATCAAAACGTCCCGGCACGCAAAGAACGGCGGGCACCAGGAACTGCCCGACTGCGGTGGGGAATTCATAGGCGTCGTGGCTAAAGAGTTCCTCGCCCAGCGTCGGTGTGCGCACCGAATCGGCCAGATAGATTGGGATGGTGACTTCGCCTTTGCGATATTCAAGCAGGTCAGCAATCGCCAGCAGATAGTTCACGCGCGCCGTCAGCACCGCCAGCGGGTTTAGGTCAAAGCCGACGACGTTGTGTAGGATGCTTTCCAGCAAGTCGCTTTCCTGCACCAGCAGCGTCCGGCCCAACTCCAGCATCCGCGCGATGATGAGAATCGGAAATGTACCGGAGCCGCAAGCCGGGTCAAGGAAGCGCGTGCGTAGGACCTTCTGGCGCAGCACAGCCTCTGTAACTTTCCTTCCAGGTTCGAAAAGGTCGCCAGCCACTTGCACGAGTAATCGTTGCGCCAGCCAGTCCGGGGTGTAATACTCGCCCAAATTGTGGCGGATCTCGCGTGGCAGGAGGTAGTGATAGAGTTTCTTAAATAGGTCGCGCGTCTCTTCTGGCAGCAGGGTCAGCGTTGTGGGATCGTATTCGTCCAATCGTTTGATGATTTCCCGCAAG
This window contains:
- a CDS encoding ATP-binding protein; translation: MSAEHPVIGLSSATANQPTTSDSFCFWLAPGVIVNPFDIVEAEQVAPDGTSRTFGIVTTLEHSTDAPTHLSNFISNDFGQVSVEPNTVRQGTTVAHAAVLSNDRDIYMPVMNDRPVRFADETGIHTALGVDQVPERYRVPAGLIEMSNGTRAVVYLDSRYILGPEGAHVNITGISGLATKTSYAIFLIQSILQKAQNRDRIGVIILNVKHGDLLTIDQPPRARLPPEEHQLWEALGLTPQPFSNVRYLLPHGKTTHNDGRPNSFRLPERDWYLYAYSLADTYNKLDLLLSNIPDPWDTVGALIGEINQGLSDPKTGQWGPTGKWKGVTDWNSLLNGEPLVKDGQAQQVGDVRAVSVGRFRRLLRRTVETRQTGIFVDHRPRDVKNLSQEIARIRGGETIVVDIARLADDEQTLVFGDILRTIYALYAEEGSENENLPEKVIIFVDELNKYAPAREKGSPIIEQVLDIAERGRSLGVVLLGAEQFMSAVHERVVGNCSTMVIGRSGSAELSSPAYRFLDPAVKANVSRLQKGELVISHATFRQPVKIRFPRPAYLQEGIQD
- a CDS encoding Eco57I restriction-modification methylase domain-containing protein codes for the protein MQPEALELKVRQWSRKMHDALQDVHRSKLSEADFRRVIDPLLVQFCEQIGDTSLARAEYTLATGRADAVFNRMVIEYERPGKLKKIPDAATRQAVQQVKDYLEGLAKKERHQIERLAGVAFDGCLLIFVRYVNGRLTEETPVDVNLHSLERFLTWLAGLSSGIALTPENLTRDFAIEQLRTQNILRGLFRALGPALESTDGLVAKLFEQWRLFFSEAIDYSEAFGGRKLEPLKKWVRKAGLKIETPAEAERFFFVLHTYFALLVKLLAWLALSRHMGGKMGAPSFASLTSADGETIYRSLQEMESGGIFRAYGILNLLEGDFFAWYLYAWNDKIEAALREIIKRLDEYDPTTLTLLPEETRDLFKKLYHYLLPREIRHNLGEYYTPDWLAQRLLVQVAGDLFEPGRKVTEAVLRQKVLRTRFLDPACGSGTFPILIIARMLELGRTLLVQESDLLESILHNVVGFDLNPLAVLTARVNYLLAIADLLEYRKGEVTIPIYLADSVRTPTLGEELFSHDAYEFPTAVGQFLVPAVLCVPGRFDRFCDILEDSLRAGLGADSFIKRVEHGVSPSSGSEWGWDDRAVSLTRELYEKMLELHRRGMNGLWARLLKNNFAPLAVGQFDYIVGNPPWVNWEHLPDGYRRSIVPLWARYDLFRHKGFDAILGKSKDDISVLMTYTVMDRLLKDNGRLGFVITQSVFKTGGGGQGFRRLQIPQGKGKATPLRVVHVDDMVSLNPFEGASNRTAVMVLEKGKPTQYPVAYTLWRKTKGARFTYDSTLNEVEAATKRLHFKAEPVDPKDPTSPWLTARPKALKAIRRVLGMSDYQAHAGAYTGGANAVYWVNINKRPDGLVVVRNITEGAKVKVQEVTEPIEPDLLYPLLRGRDVRRWKAQPSAWILITHLPGMGLKAIPENEMQTQYPRTYGYLKRFEEVLRERAALKRYFTRKDKNGRIVETGPFYSLFDVGDYTFAPWKVVWPNIASALKAAVVGSAEGKIIVPQHIVTLVACESEEEAHYICALLNSSSANFAARAYSQEGGKSFGDPHILKHIRIPRFDPKNPVHLQLAELSKQAHKAAKAGDEMRLREIEAEIDRQAAKLWGLSDDELREIQQSLRELAGQEEPQAEEQP